The sequence below is a genomic window from Streptosporangium lutulentum.
ACGCCCAGGCCGCCGCCGGAGTCGGCGGCGTCATCAAGATGGTCATGGCCATGCGGTACGGGCTGCTGCCCCGGACGCTGCACCTCGGCGAGCCGTCCGCGCACATCGACTGGACGGCCGGCCACGTCGTGCCCCTGGAGCGGGCCAGGGCCTGGCCGGACGCCGGGCGGCCACGCAGGTGCGGGGTCTCCTCCTTCGGGTTCAGCGGCACCAACGCCCACGTCGTCCTGGAACAGGCGCCCGCCGAGGACGTCCCCGAGGCTCCGGCGGGCGACGGCAGGCTCCTGCCCTGGGTGGTCGCCGGAGTCGGGGAGGAAGGACTGCGCGCCCAGGCCGCGCGCCTCCACGCGTTCGCCTCCGCCGACCCGCGCCTCTCCGTCGCGGACGTCGCCCTCACCCTGGCCACCGCCCGCGCCGGCCTTCCCCGCCGCGCCGTCGTGATCGCCCGTGACCTCCCCGGTTTCCTCGCCGGGCTCGCCGCCGTCGCCGCCGGCGCCCCCGACCCCAGCGTCGTCCGCCCCACCTCCGGCGAACTCCCCGAGGGGGAGCCCTGGGGGATCGCCGCCGCCTACGCCGGCGGGGCCGAGGTCCGGTGGGACGCCGTGTTCGAGGGGAGCGGGGCGCGCGTCGCCGACCTGCCGACCTACGCCTTCCAGCGGGAGCGCTACTGGCTGGTCGACGAGACCGTCCGGGAGGCGCCCGCCGTGGAGGAGCCCCAGGCCGCGTCCTGGCGGTATCACGCCGTCTGCGCGCCCGTGCCCGACGACGCGCGGGTGCCGGTCTCCGGCAGCTGGCTGGTCGTCTCCGGGGCAGGCGCGGACGACGCGCTCGTCAGCGCCTCCGCCGGAGCCCTCGCCGGGCACGGCGCGCGAGTCCGTACCGTCGCGCTCACCCCGGGCGCCGACCGCCACGCGCACGCCACCTCCATCCGCGACGCGGCCGGCGGTGCCCGGGTCGACGGCGTGCTGTCCTTCCTCGCCGGTCTCGGCGGGGAGGACGTCCTGTCGCTCACCCGCGCCATGGCCGACGCGGGCGTCGACGCCCCGCTCTGGTCCGCCGGAAATCCCGGCGTCGTGGCCGCCGGATGGCACTGAAATGTAGGGGGTATTTAGGGGATCAATAAATTGGCCGGACATGCGAAAGTTAAATAGCCGGAAAGGTGAATACGTATAAACGATTCGGAGGATTGTCGTGGGAGAAGACCGTAGGGCCTGCGAGGAGAATCTGCAGAACTACATCACGCATGTCCTCAACGAGGGTCAGATCGATCGGCTGGGCGAATTCGTCCACCCCGACTTCATCACCCACACCGACGAGTCCGCGCTTGAGCTCGACGCCGAGGGCGACGACTTCGACGGCGTCCGCGACGGGATCGTCGAGCTGCGCGAGAAGCTGCAGCCGCACTACAGCGCCACCGTGACCAGGTGGGACGGCGACACCGCCCACCTGGCCTGGACCCTCGCCGGCACCCACGTGGGCCGCATCATGGGGTTCGACCCGACCGGGAAGTCCTTCGCCGTGAACTACACCAGCTGGTGCACGTTCAAGGACGGCAGGGCCATCGAGGCCAAGGGCGAATGGGACCCGGCCCAGACCCTGGCGGAGATCCGCAAGCAGATCGACGCGCAGCTCGTCGCCGACCACGTCTGACCGGATTGGCGACACCTGTTTCGCCGGTGCGTATCCGGCCACATCAAATCCGGTCATGACGACTATTTTCCCGACCATTGTTCGTGGGAGAAGCGGGCGTATGAACAGAGAAACAACCCCGGCCGACGCGGAGCATCCGACGACCGTGCTCCTCCCGTTGTCCGGCACCGACTCGAGGGCGGTCGCCGAACTCGCGGAGCGCTACGAGCGGGCGCTCGCCGACGACGGTGTCCGCCTGGCGGATCTGGCGTACACGGCGGGCGCGCTCAGCCCGCACACCGCTCCGCACGACGGCCCGCGCGCGGCCGGGGTGGTGGCCACGACCGGCGAGGCCCGGCAGTGGCTGGCCGACGTCAGCCGGCAGCCACCCGCCGCCGGCCTCGCACCGGTCGACGCCGGACGCCTCGTCCTCGTCTTCTCCGGCCAGGGCAACCAGTGGCTCGGCATGGGCCGCGGCCTGGCCGCGGAACCGGTCGCCGGGCGGGTGCTCGCCGAATGCGACGAGATCCTCACCCGGCTGGCCGGGTGGTCGCTCACCGCGGAACTGGCCGCCACCGAGGAGACCTCCCGGCTGGAGGACCCCGCGGTGCTCCAGCCCGTACTGGTCGCCCTGCAGACCGCCGTGGTCCGCCAACTCGAAAGCTGGGGGGTCGTCGCGGACGCCTGCATCGGCCACAGCCTCGGTGAGATCTCGGCCGCGGTCGCGTGCGGCGCGCTCACCCTGGAGGACGCCCTCTACCTGGCCGTCGTCCGCGGCGACCTGATGCGCGAGATCGTTGGCAGCGGCCGGACCGCGCTGCTGGGCGTCTCCGCCGAAGAGGCCGCCACCAGGATCGCCCGGCACGGCGGCGACGCCGAGATCGCCGCCTGGAACGCCCCACGGTCGACCCTGATCGCGGGAGCCGCCGCCACCGTGGGCCGCGTCGTGGACGAGCTCGCGGTCGAGGAGGTGTTCGCCCGGATGCTGCCCGGCTCCGTGGCTTTCCACAGCCGGTACGTGGCCCCCGTACATGACAAGATCACTGAGCTGGCCGGCGGCATCGTCGCCCGCGACGCGGGCACCACGATGGTGTCCACCGTCACCGGCGGGGTCGTCCCCGGCAGCGGGCTCGACTCCCGGTACTGGGGCGGCAACCTGCGCGAACCGGTCCGGTTCCTGCAGGGCGTCCGGTTCCTCGCCGACCAGGGGCACCGCGTCTTCGTCGAGATCGGCGCGCACCCCACACTGTCACCGTCGATCATCGAGTCGCTGGCCGGGACCGAGGCCCTGGTCGTCCCGACGCTGCGCCGCGGCGTGCCCGAGCGCGACGCGCTGCTCACCACCGCGGCCCGCCTCTACGAGGCGGGCGCCGCCCTCGACTTCTCCGCGCTGTCCCCGCCGGATCGGCGCGCCGTCCGCCTGCGCCCCGCACCCGCCCGGCGCGACACCGGCCCCGCCGTGACCGTCTCCCCCCGGGAGGCGTTCGGCGACCTTCCCGGCGGCCTGAGCCTCTGGCGCGGCACCGTCACCCGCACTCCCGCGCACGGCCGGTTCCACCTGTACGGCGAGCCCCTGGCCTCCTTCGCCCTGATCGCCGGCACCGCCCTCGCCGCCTGCCCGGCCGGGCCGTACGAGCTGGACGTCCGTCTCGCCGGCGGCCACGGTGCCGACGCCGTGGCCGCCGACGAGCCCTACGTCGCCTCGCCGGCCGGATCCGGGGCGATCGAGATCCACGCCCGGACCGGGGAGGGGCTCAGCCCGCGGGCCACCGGCGTCACGCGGCCCCGCACCGGAGAGGACCCCGGCCCGGTCGACGTCCACGCGCTCGCGGCCAGGTCCGGGACGCACCTGGCGGGCTCCGCCGCCTACACCGCCCTGGCCGAGGCCGGGCTGGTCGCCGACCACCCGCTGGTGCGAGACATCTGGCGCGGCCGGGGCGAGACGCTGTTCCGCCTGACCGCGACCACCGGATCGCCCGTCGACGTCATGGTCCACTGCGCCGTCCTGCTCTCCGCGATCCCCCCCGACGCCGACGCCGGTGTCGGTGTCGGTGTCGAAGGGGGTGCCGGACTGCCGGTCGCCCTCGACGCCCTGACCGTGGACCGCCCCGGAGCCGCGACCTGGCTCCTCCTCCGCGACCTCGACGAGCACGACCTCGACACACACCGCCTCGACACACACCGCGTCGACGAGCACGACCTCGGCGAGCACGCTCAGGGAGCGGGTCCCGGCGGTGGGACCGCCGGGCACTCGGTTCTGGTCCTGGACGCGTCCGGCGCCGTTCTCGCCGGTGCCGCCCGGCTCACCCTGCGGCACGTGCCGCAGGCCGTACTGGCCGAGCGGGCGGCCGAGCTGGCCGCCGCCCGGCGGGCCCGTGAGGCCGGTGCGGCGCTGGACCTGGCCGCGCTGGCCGGAGCCGACCTCGGCACCCGGACGGCCGCGATCGCGGACTTCCTGCGCACCGAACTCGGCCGGGTGCTGCGCATGCCGGCCGACCGGGTCGACCCCGACCGGCCGCTGAACGGTCTCGGCGTCGACTCGATCATGGGCCTGGAGCTGCAGGGCCGCCTGGAGGCGGCACTCGGCATCGAGGTGAAGGTGGTCAAGCTGCTCCGAGGCGACACCGTCACCGAGGTCGCCGCCGACCTGGCCGCCAGGCTCGACACCGGCACCCCGGCCGCCGCGGCCCAGGCCGCCGGGCTCGACGACCCCAGGGAGATCGAACGGCTCCTGGCCAACCTGGACATGCTCCCCCCGGAGGAGGTGGACTCGCTGCTCCAGCGCCTGGCGACCGGGGCGGCGGGAACGCTATGACCGAACAGATCGTGACGCCGCCGCCCGTGACGGCCGACCGCAGGGAGCTCCTGCGCGAGCTGCTCCGCAGCCGGGCCCTGCAGGCCGCCGACCACCAGCCGGCCTCCGCCGGCCAGCGCGCCCTGTGGCTCTTCGACCAGCTCCACCCCGGCAGCCCCGCCTACCACCTCGGCGGAGCCGCCCGGATCGAGGGCGCCTTCGACGCCTCGGCCATGCGGGCCGCCCTCGTCCAGGTCACCCGCCGCCACCCCGTGCTGCGCACCACCCTGGTCGCGGTGGACGGCGAGCTGCGGCAGCGCCTGTCGGGCGAGGCCACGGTCGAGTTCGACGAGCTCGACATGACCGGCTGCCCGGCCGAATGGGTCGACCAGGTCGTGGCCGAGTTCACCGAGCGGCCCTTCGACCTCGGACACGGCCCGCTGCTCCGTGTCCAGGTGCTGCGCCTCGACGACGACGCCCACCTGCTGGTCCTGGCCGCCCACCACGTCGCCACCGACCTGTGGTCGTTCGGCATCATCGCCGACGACCTGCAGCGCTTCTACACGGCCGAGGTCACCGGCGTCCCCGCCGACACCGCCGCCCCCGCGGCCGGCTACCTCGACTTCGTCCGCTGGCAGCGCGACCTCCTGGACGGGCCCGCCGGTCGGGCCGGAGGCGACTACTGGGAGCGGCAGCTCGAAGGGGAGGTCCCGCGGCTCGACCTGCCCCTGGACCGGCCCCGCCCGGCCCGGCCCGCGCACCGCGCCGCGGCCTGCTCCTTCACCCTGGACCGGACGCTGACCCTGGCGCTCAAGGAACTCGCCAGGCAGACCGGGGCGACGCCGTACATGGCGCTGCTCACCGTCTTCACCACGCTCATGCACCGCTACACCGGGCAGCGCGACATCTGGATCGGCTCGGCCACCTCCAGCCGGGGCCGCCCCGCCTTCCACGACGTCCTCGGCTACTTCGCCAACATCATGGTCGTCCGCACCAGGATCGAGCCGCGGCAGACCTTCCGGTCCCTGCTCGACCAGGTACGGAAAACCGTGCTGGACGGGCTGGAGCACCAGGACTTCCCGTACCCCATGGTGATCCAGCGGCTGGCCGAACGGCGGTCCGACTCCGGGTCGCCGCTGTTCGACGTGGCGTTCCACTACGAGTCGTCGCTGTCGTCGGCGCAGCGCGGCCTCTCGCTGATCGGCACCGGGTTCACCGACGCGGAGATCGCCGTCGGCGACATCGTCCTGCGCCCGCACGAACTGGCCCACCACGGCAGCGAGCACGACCTCACGCTGTTCGTCGAGGAGATCGACGACACCCTGTACTGCTCGCTCCGCTACGCCGTCGACCTGTTCGACCGGGCCACCGTCCGGGACATGGCCGACCATCTGACGGTCCTCGCGGGGGAGTGCGTGCGGCGGCCCGACGCCGGGCTCGGCACGCTGCCGATCCTCGCGCCGGACGAGCGGCACCGGATCCTCACCGCCTGGAACCGTCCCGACGACGGCGTCTCCACCTCGCGGTCGTGCGCCCACCACCTGGTCATCGCCCAGGCCGAGCGCACCCCCGACCGGACCGCCGTGGTGTGCGAGGACCGTTCGCTCAGCTACGCCGAACTGGTGGCGCAGGCGCGCCGGTTCGCGTCGGTGCTGCGGGCGCACGGCGTCGGGCCGGAGGTCAAGGTCGGGCTGAGCGCCGACGGGTCGTGCGACCTGGTCGTCGGGATGCTCGCCGTCCTGATCGCCGGCGGAGCCTACATCCCGCTGGACCCCGGATACCCGCCCAAACGCCTCGAATACATGATGGAGGACTCCGCCGTACGGCTGCTGCTCACCCAGCGGCGGCTGGCCGGCCGGCTCCCGGAGACGGGCGTGCCCGTCCTCTACCTGGACGACGACCACCCCGCCCCGAAGCCCGAACCGGAAGCCGTCGAGGCCACCGCGGACAACCTCGCCTACGTCATCTACACCTCCGGCTCCACCGGCCGGCCCAAGGGCGTGATGGTCGAGCACCGCGGCGTCGTCGACCTGGACCTGGCCCACCGGCAGGGCTTCCCGCCCGACCCGGACCGCCGGATCCTGCAGAACGCCTCGATCAGCTTCGACGTCAGCACCTGGGAGTGGCTGATGGCGCTCGGCTCGGGCGCCGCCCTGCACCTGGCCCCCCGCGCCGCGCTCCGCCCCGGCCCGCCCCTGATCGACGTGGTACGGCGGCGCGGCATCACCTCGCTCAGCGCCACCCCGTCGGTCATGGGCACCATGGATCCCGCCGACCTGCCCTCGGTCACCGAGCTGACCTCGGTGGGGGAGGCCATCACGGCCGAGACCGTCCGCGCCTGGGCGCCGGGCCGCCGCGTCGTCAACGCGTACGGGCCGACCGAGATCACCGTCTTCTGCACGCTGGAGCACTGCGAGCCCGACGGGCGGACCCCGGCGATCGGCAGGCCCGTCGCCGGCACCGAGCTGTACGTCCTGGACGACTACCTGGAGCCGGTCCCGGTGGGGGTGGTCGGCGAGCTGTACATCGGCGGCACCGGCGTGACCCGCGGCTACCAGAACCGCCCCGACCTCACCGCCGACCGGTTCGTGCCGCACCCGTTCTCCGACCGGCCCGGCGCTCGCGTCTACCGGACCGGCGATCGCGTCCGGTTCGGCCGCGACGGGCGGCTGCACTACCTGGGCCGCAACGACCACCAGGTCAAGATCCGCGGCGTCCGCACCGAACCCGGCGAGGTCCAGGCGGAGATCGTCGGGCACCCGGCCGTCCGGGAGGCGCTGGTGCTGGCCCGGCCGGCGCGCAACGGCGAGCTGCAACTCGTCGGCTACGTCGTCCGGCACGCCGGCGACGACACGAGCGCGGCGGCGATCCGCGACCACCTGGCGCAGCGGCTGATGCCGAACATGGTGCCCGCGCACCTGGTCCTGCTGGACGGGTTCCCGCTGAACCCCAACGGCAAGACCGACCGCGACCGGCTGCCCGACCCGGACGAGACGGCCGCGGACCGGCCCGCGAGCGGGGCCCCGCCGCGGACGGAGACCGAGCGGGAGCTCGCCGCCGTCTGGCACGAGGTGCTCGGCGTCACCGTCTCCGGCATCGACGACAACTTCTTCGAACTCGGCGGCCACTCGCTCCTCGCGACCCGGATCGTCACCCGGCTGCACCAGCTGCGCGGCGTGGAGATCCCCCTGCACGAGGTCTTCGACGCCCCGACGATCAGGACCCTGGCCGCCCGGGTGGAAGCCCTGTCCGGCGCCGCCGGAGCGCCCGAGCCGATCGAGCGGCGGCCGCGCGGCCCGGAGGGGCTGCCGCTGTCCTTCGCGCAGCAGCGCCTGTGGTTCATGGAGCAGCTGCGCCCCGGCGACCAGGCCTACCGCCTGGCCGGCGAGTTGCACCTCGAAGGCCGGTTGGACGCCGACCGGCTGCGCGCCGCGATGGCCCTCGTCGTCGGCAGGCACGAGGTGCTCCGGACGGTGTACCGCGCCCTGGACGGCGAGCCCCGCCAGTTCGTCCTCGACGTCCCCGCCGACCCGCTGCCGCTGCTCGACCTGGCGGGGACGCCGGAGGCCGACTGGGACCGGGTCCTGGGCGAGCGGATGCGCGAGTTCGACAGCGAACCGTTCGACCTCACCGCCGGGCCCGCCAGGGCCGTGCTGCTCAGGCTCGCCGAGGACCATCACGTCGCGCTCCTCGCGCTGCACCACATCGCCGGCGACGGCTGGTCGATGCGCGTGCTGGTCGAGGAGCTCACCGCCTGCTACCGGCTGCTGAGCGAAGGCGGCGCCCCGCCGCCGGAGGTCGCGGTCCAGTACGCCGACTTCGCCTGCTGGCAGCGCGACCGGCAGGACAGCGAGGACGGCGCGCGGGCGCTCGGCTACTGGGAGCGCCGGCTGGCGGGCGCCCCGCCCGCGATCGAACTGCCCGTCGACCGCCCCCGCACCGGGAGGCCCGGCCGCCCCCGCCGGGTCACCAGGGAGCTGGAGACGCCGCTGGTCGGCGCGTTGCAGCGGCTGGCCTCCGGTGAGAACGCGACGCTGTCCATGACCCTGCTGGCCGCGTTCAAACTGCTGCTGTCCCGCTGGTCCGGCCAGGACGACGTCCTCGTCGGCCTGCCCGTGGCGGGCCGCCTGCGCACCGACGTCGAACGCGCCATCGGCCTGTTCGTCAACACCGTGGTGATCAGGACCGACACCGGCGGCGATCCCACGTTCCTGGACCTGCTCCGGCAGGTACGGCAGAGCGTCCTGGAGGCCGACGCCCACCAGGAGGTGCCGTTCGAGCAGATCGTCGAACGCCTCGCCCCCGACCGCGACGTCTCCCGCACCCCGATCTACCAGGTCGTCTTCAACATGATCAACCTGGACGAGCTGGTCGTGGACATCCCCGGCATCGACGCCTGGGTCACCGAGACCGAGGACGTCAGCCCCCGCTTCGACCTCACCCTCTACGCCAAGCCCTACGACGGCGCCCTGACCCTCGACGTGGTCTGCGACGGCGACCTCTTCGCGGCCGGCACGGTCACCGCCCTGCTGCGCCAGCTGGAGGCCCTGCTCATCCAGGTGACCGCCGACCCCCGCCGGCCGGTCGACGAGCTGTCCCTGGCGGCGCCCGAGCCGGACGCGCGGTCGCACCCGGCCGGAACCGGGGCCCCGGTCCACGAGCGGTTCCTCGCCGCCGCCGGCCGCCACCCCGGTGCCGCGGCGCTCCACCACGACGGCCGTACCGTCACCTACGGCGAACTGGCCGGCCGCGCTGAGACGCTGGCCGCCGCGCTGCGCGAGGCGGGCGTCGGGCGCGGCGACCGGGTGGCCGTCCACGCCGGCCGCGATCCCGGCCTGGTCACCGCGCTGCTCGGTGTGCTCCGGGCCGGGGCCGCGTTCGCCGTCCTGGACCGGGACCACCCGCTGCCCCGCCGTACCGCCGCCGCCGGGAAGCTCGCGGCCTCGGCCTGGCTGGACGCCACCGGCGCGACCGGCCCGCCCGGCGTGCTCGGCCCCCCCGTCCCGTTCGCCCTCGCCGTCGCCGACCTGCCCCACCGGCCGGGCCCGGAGGAGCCCTTCCCGCCGGTACGGCCCGCCGACACCGCCTACGTCGCCTTCACCTCCGGATCCACCGGGACGCCCAAGGCCGTCGTCGGCTCGCACGCGCCGCTGGCGCACTTCCTGGACTGGTACACGACGACGTTCCAGGTCGGCCCGGACGACCGCTTCGCGCTGACCTCGGGGCTGAGCCACGACCCGCTGCTGCGTGACGTCTTCGTCCCGCTGTCGATCGGGGCGAGCCTGCACGTGCCCCCGCCGGGCCGCCTGGCCGACCCGGGCGCCCTCGCCACCTGGCTGGCCGCGAGCGGGATCACCGTCCTGCACCTCACCCCTCCGATGGCCAGGTTCCTGGCCGGCGCCGCCGACGCCGCGCTGCCCGCCCTGCGGTACGTGTTCTTCGGCGGCGACCTGCTCACCGAACGCGAGGTCGCGGTGATGCGCCGGATCGCCCCGCATGCCGCGCTGGTCAACTTCTACGGCGCCACCGAGACCCCCCAGGCACACGCCTACCACGTCGTCGGCGACCTGGCCCCCGGGCAGAGCGTGCCCCTCGGCCGGGGCGTCCACCCCGCCCGGCTCCTCGTGCTGCGCGGCGGACGCCAGGCGGGCGTCGGCGAACTGGGCGAGATCGTCGTCCAGAGCCCCCACCTGGCCGACGGCTACCTCGACGACCCCGAGGCGACCGCGGAACGGTTCGCGGACGGCCGCTACCGCACCGGCGACCTGGGCCGGCTCCAGGCCGACGGCACCGTCGCCTACGCCGGACGGGCCGACCGGCAGGTCAAGGTGCGCGGGTACCGGGTCGATCCCACCGAGGTCGAGACCTACCTGCGCACGCAGGCCGCGGACGCGTACGTCACGGCGGGCGTCGACTCCTCCGGGGAGACGACCCTCGTCGCCTATGTCGTGGGCGCGGACGACCCGGCAGGGCTGCGCGCCCGGATCGGCGGCGCGCTGCCCGCCTACCTGGTCCCGGCCCGGATCGTGCCCGTACCGGAGCTGCCGCTGACCGCCAACGGCAAGGTCGACGTCACCGCCCTGGCCGCCCTCACCCCCGACACGCCCCGCGAGGCCGCGGGGAAGCCGCCGGCGGCCGGGCTGGAGGAGAGGCTCGCCCGGCTGTGGTGCGACCTCCTCGGCCTGGACCGGGTCGGCAGGGACGAGAACTTCTTCGACCTCGGCGGCCACTCGATGCTCATGGTCAGGCTGCAGGCCGTCCTCGGCGAGGAACTCGGTCACGAGCTCGCCGTCGTCGACCTGTTCCGCAGCCCCACCGTGGCCACGCTCGCCGCCGCCATCGAACGCCCGCCCGCCGGCTCCGCACCGCCGCCGGAAGCCGGTGCCGAGCACGCCAGGAAGCGTGCGGACCGCAGGAGACGACTCAAGCAGGGACACCACAATGGCTGATCACGCGATGGACGACGACGGCGACGAGCTGGAGCGGATCGCGGTGATCGGCATGGCCTGCCGGGTTCCCGGCGCCGCGAACGTCACCCGGTTCTGGGCCAACCTCGTCAACGGCACCGAGTCGATCGAGATCGGCGACGTCCCGCCCGGCATGCCGCCCGGTTACGTCCCCGCCACCGGCCGCCTGGACGGGGTGGAGGACTTCGACGCCGAGTTCTTCGGCATGACGCCCCGCGAGGCCGAGCAGGCCGACCCGCAGCACCGGCTGTTCCTGGAGCAGTGCTGGGCCGCTCTGGAGGACGCCGCCTGCGACCCCGCCAGGTACCCCGGCCGGATCGGAATCTGGGGCGGCTGCTCGTTCAACACCTACCTGGTGCTCAACCTGCTGCCGCGCCTGAGCGGAGGCGGCGTGCCCATGGAGTATCCGGCCTCGCTCCTGCACGGCAACGACAAGGACTACCTGACCAGCAGGGTCGCCTACAAGCTCGGCCTGAGCGGGCCGGCGGTCACGGTCCAGACGGCGTGCTCCACCTCCCTGGTTGCGGTCGCCCAGGCCTGCCAGGCGCTGCTGGACTACCAGTGCGACACCGCCCTGGCCGGCGGCGCCTCGGTGAAACTGCCGCAGGACCTCGGCTACCTGTACGAGAGCGGCGGGATCCAGTCGCCCGACGGCCACTGCCGCGCCTTCGACGCCGACGCCGCAGGCACCGTGTTCACCAACGGGCTCGGCGTCGTCGTCCTCAAACGGCTCTCCGACGCGATCGCCGACGGCGACGTCGTGCACGCGGTCATCCTCGGCAGCGCCGTCAACAGCGACGGCAACCGCAAGGTCGGCTACGCCGCGCCCAGCGTCGACGGGCAGGCCGAAGCCATCGCCGCCGCCTACCGGGCGGCCGAGATCAGCCCTCATACGGTCGGGTACGTCGAGGCCCACGGCACCGGCACCGCCGTCGGCGACCCGATCGAACTGGCCGCCCTCGACGAGGTCTTCGGCCGGGCCGGAGCCGCCCCGGGATCGGTCGCCATCGGGTCCGTCAAGACCAACGTCGGTCACCTCAACGCCGCCTCCGGCGTCATCGGCCTGATGAAGGCCGTCCTCGCCGTACGGCACGGCCGGATCCCGGCCAGCCTCAACTACCGCCGCCCCAACCCCCGCGCCGGCCGCAACAGCCCGTTCGCCGTGAACGACACGCTCCGCCCGTGGCCGGAGCGGGACGGCCCGCGCCGCGCCGGCGTGAGCTCCTTCGGCGTCGGCGGCACCAACGCCCACGTCGTCATCGAGGAGGCGCCCCCCGTCCGCCCCCCGGCCACGCCCGCCCGGCTCCACCAGGTCATCACGGTCTCCGCCCGGACCGGCCAGGCCCTGACCGAGGCCCGCACCACCCTGGCCGCGACGCTCACCGGCCCCGTGGACGCCGGGCTGGCGGCCGTCGCCTCGACCCTGCAGCGGGGACGCCGGGCGTTCGCGCACCGGGTCGCCGTCGTCTGCGCCGACCCCGCCGAGGGAGCCGCCGCGCTGGCCCGTGCCACCGGGAGAGTCGCCGTGGAGCGGCCCTCACCGGTGTTCCTCTTCCCCGGTCAGGGCAGCCAGTACCGCGGGATGGCCGCCGGGCTGCTGGAGTCCGAGCCGGAGTTCGCGGCGCAGGTACGGGCCTGCGCGCGGATCCTCGACCCGCTGATCGGGCACGACCTGGCCGAGTTGCTCGCCGTACCGGCGGGGCCTGGTGAACCCGACCCGCTGGTGGCCACCGAGCTCGCCCAGCCGGCCCTGTTCACCGTCGAGTACGCGCTGGCCCGCTGGTGGGAGTCCATCGGGGTGCGCCCCGTGGCCATGCTCGGTCACAGCATCGGCGAATGGGTGGCCGCCTGCCTGGCGGGCGTCTTCACCCTGCCGGACGCGCTCACCCTCGTCGCCGCCCGAGGACGCCTGATCGGTGCGCTGCCGCGAGGCTCGATGCTGGCCGTCGAACTCACCGAGACGCAGGCCCGCGCCTACGAGGCGCAGGGGCTCACGATCGCGGCCGTGAACGCGCCGGCCCGGTGCGTCCTGTCGGGCCCCGCCGAAGCCGTCGAGCGGGTCCGGGCCGAACTCGTCGAACGCGGCGTGGCCGCCCGCCCGCTCGCCACCTCGCACGCCTTCCACTCCGGCGCCCTCGACCCCATGGTCGCGCCCTTCGCCGACCTGGTCGCGGCCGTGCCCCGGCAGGCGCCGCGCGTCCCGTTCGTCTCCAACGTCACCGGAACCTGGATCGGCGGAGCGGAGGCCACGGATCCCCGCTACTGGGGCCGGCAGGCCCGCAGGGCCGTCCGGTTCGCCGACGGGATCACCGCCCTGCTCAGCGTGCAGCGCCCGATCCTGCTGGAGGTGGGGCCCGGCCGCGCGCTGGGCCGCCTCGCCGCGCAGACCGCCGGGACCGGTACCGCCGTCGTGGGGACGCTCCCCGGGGCCGGCGGTTCGGGTTCCACGCCCGCCGCGCTGGCCGGCGCGGTCGCCGCCCTGTGGGAGCACGGCGCCGACCTCGACTGGGCCGCCTACCACGGCGGCGCCCCGAGGGCCGCCGCGCAGCTGCCCGGCTACCCCTTCCAGCGCCGCCGCCACTGGATCGACCCGCTGGACGCGCCCCCCGCCCCGCTTCCCGCGCCGCCCGCCACCCCGGCCGTTTCGCCCGCTCCCGCCGCCTCCGTCGCCTCCGCCGCCGAGCCGGTGGAGGTCGCCGGCGCGGAAGCGGAGACCGACGAGCTCACCGGGCGGATCCTCGCGCTCTGGCGTGACCTCCTGGGGTTCGACGAGCTCGGCGTCACCGACGACCTGTTCATGCTGGGCGGCGACTCCCTCGTCGCCACCCGGCTGATCTCACGCGCCGACCGGCTCTTCGACGTCGAAGTGCCGCTCGACGAGTTCCTGGACGAGCCCACGGT
It includes:
- a CDS encoding ester cyclase; protein product: MGEDRRACEENLQNYITHVLNEGQIDRLGEFVHPDFITHTDESALELDAEGDDFDGVRDGIVELREKLQPHYSATVTRWDGDTAHLAWTLAGTHVGRIMGFDPTGKSFAVNYTSWCTFKDGRAIEAKGEWDPAQTLAEIRKQIDAQLVADHV
- a CDS encoding acyltransferase domain-containing protein, which codes for MNRETTPADAEHPTTVLLPLSGTDSRAVAELAERYERALADDGVRLADLAYTAGALSPHTAPHDGPRAAGVVATTGEARQWLADVSRQPPAAGLAPVDAGRLVLVFSGQGNQWLGMGRGLAAEPVAGRVLAECDEILTRLAGWSLTAELAATEETSRLEDPAVLQPVLVALQTAVVRQLESWGVVADACIGHSLGEISAAVACGALTLEDALYLAVVRGDLMREIVGSGRTALLGVSAEEAATRIARHGGDAEIAAWNAPRSTLIAGAAATVGRVVDELAVEEVFARMLPGSVAFHSRYVAPVHDKITELAGGIVARDAGTTMVSTVTGGVVPGSGLDSRYWGGNLREPVRFLQGVRFLADQGHRVFVEIGAHPTLSPSIIESLAGTEALVVPTLRRGVPERDALLTTAARLYEAGAALDFSALSPPDRRAVRLRPAPARRDTGPAVTVSPREAFGDLPGGLSLWRGTVTRTPAHGRFHLYGEPLASFALIAGTALAACPAGPYELDVRLAGGHGADAVAADEPYVASPAGSGAIEIHARTGEGLSPRATGVTRPRTGEDPGPVDVHALAARSGTHLAGSAAYTALAEAGLVADHPLVRDIWRGRGETLFRLTATTGSPVDVMVHCAVLLSAIPPDADAGVGVGVEGGAGLPVALDALTVDRPGAATWLLLRDLDEHDLDTHRLDTHRVDEHDLGEHAQGAGPGGGTAGHSVLVLDASGAVLAGAARLTLRHVPQAVLAERAAELAAARRAREAGAALDLAALAGADLGTRTAAIADFLRTELGRVLRMPADRVDPDRPLNGLGVDSIMGLELQGRLEAALGIEVKVVKLLRGDTVTEVAADLAARLDTGTPAAAAQAAGLDDPREIERLLANLDMLPPEEVDSLLQRLATGAAGTL